A single Nocardioides bizhenqiangii DNA region contains:
- a CDS encoding nitroreductase family protein yields the protein MSHAPMPGAESLVEPLRSRWSPSIFDAEHRLPTAAIVTLLHAAQWAPSSGNLQPWRFVVCERGSTPHQALVPHLSRGNSGWVPRASVVFLSATQVEDAPDKAADDKPVDVPINIYCVGQAAAHLSLQAHSMGLWVHQFRAFDKDPVAAALGVPPWWRILAGIAVGVRGNPAGVPERDREREHRVRARKPLAEIAYGDAWEVPWEGALNQP from the coding sequence ATGTCCCACGCACCGATGCCCGGCGCCGAGTCCCTCGTCGAGCCGTTGCGCTCGCGGTGGAGCCCGAGCATCTTCGACGCGGAGCACCGGCTGCCGACCGCCGCCATCGTCACGCTCCTCCACGCCGCCCAGTGGGCTCCGAGCAGCGGCAACCTGCAGCCGTGGCGGTTCGTGGTGTGCGAGCGCGGCAGCACGCCGCACCAGGCGCTGGTGCCGCACCTGAGCCGCGGGAACTCGGGCTGGGTGCCGCGGGCGTCGGTGGTCTTCCTCTCCGCGACCCAGGTCGAGGACGCGCCCGACAAGGCGGCCGACGACAAGCCGGTCGACGTCCCGATCAACATCTACTGCGTCGGCCAGGCAGCTGCCCACCTCAGCCTCCAGGCGCACTCGATGGGCCTGTGGGTGCACCAGTTCCGCGCCTTCGACAAGGACCCGGTCGCCGCCGCCCTCGGGGTGCCGCCGTGGTGGCGGATCCTCGCCGGCATCGCGGTCGGCGTCCGCGGCAACCCCGCCGGCGTCCCCGAGCGAGACCGCGAGCGGGAGCACCGGGTGCGCGCCCGCAAGCCGCTCGCCGAGATCGCGTACGGCGACGCGTGGGAGGTGCCGTGGGAGGGCGCTCTCAACCAGCCCTGA
- a CDS encoding MMPL family transporter, whose amino-acid sequence MARMLYRLGTTAFRRWPLFIAGWLVFAVVLGSVAAAFSKPMSDEFTIPGIPSEAAADLQQELFPEAGDAFDDATVNVVVAAPDGHTLDEPSYQARIADLIAAIPSLPQMSDDVADNPGLVDPNVAAADAPPAFSPLSEDGRIGVLSFEWDVESPSDIEPTTIEAAEELFAEHSDQGAEGFVVEANGPGMQSMSPPGGAAELIGIGIALVVLLLTFGSAIAAGMPILTAIFGVGLGMTGITAMTAITDIGTSTPMLATMIGLAVGIDYTLFILARYRSELRHTDDRRHAAGIAVGTAGSAVVFAGLTVLIALSALAIVRIPFLTAMGLAAAATVLIAVLVALTLLPAILGMLKSWTFRGRIRRERVKRDEQGLVINNGVRWGRLVGRAPIAFVAVIVIGLGALAIPIGQMYLAFPTDGTAPSDTTRRQASDLMTEAFGPGREGPLLVVVDGRDIADDAGRQAAYEDVAAWAAGQDDVADATLVATNQAGTGAMIQVTPESGPDDPATLDLLDALRDGQADIEEETGTTTGVTGLTAITTDVSDRLTGALPIYLTVVVGLAFILLMLVFRSILVPLTATLGFLLSVLATLGATVAVFQEGALGIFEGQPIVSFMPIFLIGMVFGLAMDYQVFLVTRMREAHVHGLSTREAVVDGFRNSARVVVAAATIMIAVFAGFMLEEDAVVKSMGFALAASILFDAFIVRMALIPAVLYLLGEKAWWLPAWLDRILPNVDVEGTSLERDSLPLLPASEDDDLDDDLGKKLAPAGV is encoded by the coding sequence ATGGCCCGCATGCTCTACCGCCTCGGCACGACCGCCTTCCGGCGGTGGCCGCTCTTCATCGCCGGGTGGCTCGTCTTCGCCGTCGTGCTCGGGAGCGTCGCCGCGGCGTTCTCCAAGCCGATGTCGGACGAGTTCACCATCCCCGGCATCCCGTCGGAGGCGGCCGCCGACCTCCAGCAGGAGCTGTTCCCCGAGGCCGGTGACGCGTTCGACGACGCCACCGTCAACGTCGTCGTCGCCGCGCCCGACGGGCACACCCTGGACGAGCCGTCGTACCAGGCACGGATCGCCGACCTGATCGCCGCGATCCCCTCGCTCCCGCAGATGAGCGACGATGTCGCCGACAACCCCGGCCTGGTCGACCCGAACGTCGCCGCGGCCGACGCGCCGCCGGCGTTCAGCCCGCTCTCCGAGGACGGCCGGATCGGCGTCCTCTCCTTCGAGTGGGACGTCGAGTCCCCCAGCGACATCGAGCCGACGACGATCGAGGCGGCCGAGGAGCTCTTCGCCGAGCACTCCGATCAAGGGGCGGAGGGGTTCGTGGTCGAGGCCAACGGCCCCGGCATGCAGTCGATGTCGCCGCCGGGCGGCGCCGCCGAGCTGATCGGCATCGGCATCGCGCTCGTCGTCCTCCTGCTGACGTTCGGCTCCGCGATCGCCGCGGGCATGCCGATCCTCACCGCGATCTTCGGCGTCGGCCTCGGCATGACCGGCATCACCGCGATGACCGCGATCACCGACATCGGCACCAGCACGCCCATGCTCGCCACGATGATCGGCCTCGCGGTCGGCATCGACTACACGCTCTTCATCCTGGCCCGCTACCGCAGCGAGCTGCGCCACACCGACGACCGCAGGCATGCCGCCGGCATCGCCGTCGGCACTGCGGGCTCGGCGGTCGTCTTCGCCGGCCTGACGGTGCTGATCGCCCTCTCGGCGCTGGCGATCGTGCGGATCCCGTTCCTGACCGCGATGGGCCTGGCGGCGGCCGCGACGGTGCTGATCGCGGTCCTGGTCGCGCTCACCCTGCTCCCGGCGATCCTCGGGATGCTGAAGTCGTGGACGTTCCGCGGGCGGATCCGCCGCGAGCGGGTCAAGCGCGACGAGCAGGGCCTGGTCATCAACAACGGCGTGCGCTGGGGCCGGCTCGTGGGCCGGGCGCCGATCGCGTTCGTGGCCGTCATCGTCATCGGCCTCGGCGCGCTGGCGATCCCGATCGGCCAGATGTACCTCGCCTTCCCGACCGACGGCACCGCCCCGAGCGACACCACCCGGCGCCAGGCGTCGGACCTGATGACCGAGGCGTTCGGCCCCGGTCGTGAGGGCCCGCTGCTGGTCGTCGTCGACGGGCGTGACATCGCCGACGACGCCGGCCGCCAGGCGGCCTACGAGGACGTCGCCGCGTGGGCCGCCGGCCAGGACGACGTCGCGGACGCGACCCTGGTGGCGACCAACCAGGCCGGCACCGGCGCAATGATCCAGGTCACGCCGGAGTCCGGGCCCGACGACCCCGCCACCCTCGACCTGCTCGACGCGCTGCGCGACGGCCAGGCCGACATCGAGGAGGAGACCGGCACGACGACCGGCGTCACCGGCCTCACCGCGATCACGACCGACGTCTCGGACCGGCTCACCGGAGCACTGCCGATCTACCTGACGGTGGTCGTCGGCCTGGCGTTCATCCTGCTGATGCTGGTCTTCCGCTCGATCCTGGTGCCGCTCACCGCGACCCTGGGCTTCCTGCTCTCCGTGCTGGCCACCCTCGGGGCCACGGTCGCCGTCTTCCAGGAGGGCGCCCTCGGCATCTTCGAGGGCCAGCCGATCGTCAGCTTCATGCCGATCTTCCTGATCGGCATGGTGTTCGGCCTGGCGATGGACTACCAGGTGTTCCTGGTGACCCGGATGCGCGAGGCGCACGTGCACGGGCTCTCGACCCGCGAGGCGGTCGTCGACGGCTTCCGCAACAGTGCACGGGTGGTCGTCGCCGCCGCCACGATCATGATCGCCGTCTTCGCGGGGTTCATGCTCGAGGAGGACGCCGTGGTCAAGTCGATGGGCTTCGCGCTGGCCGCGTCGATCCTGTTCGACGCCTTCATCGTCCGGATGGCGCTGATCCCGGCGGTGCTGTACCTGCTCGGCGAGAAGGCCTGGTGGCTGCCGGCGTGGCTGGACCGGATCCTGCCGAACGTCGACGTCGAGGGCACCTCGCTCGAGCGCGACTCCCTCCCTCTCCTACCGGCGTCGGAGGACGACGACCTCGACGACGACCTCGGCAAGAAGCTCGCTCCGGCCGGGGTCTGA
- a CDS encoding glutathione peroxidase encodes MTTFHDFKAADINGAAIDLASYEGSVVLVVNTASQCGFTPQYAGLQRLHDSYADQGFAVLGFPCDQFGHQEPGDEAEIAAFCESEYGVTFPMFAKIEVNGDDAHPLYQWLKSEQSGLFGGAIKWNFTKFLIGRDGLVVNRYGSTTKPGKIRPDIEAALA; translated from the coding sequence ATGACGACGTTCCACGACTTCAAGGCGGCCGACATCAACGGGGCCGCGATCGACCTCGCGTCGTACGAAGGCTCGGTCGTGCTGGTGGTGAACACCGCCTCGCAGTGCGGGTTCACCCCGCAGTACGCCGGGCTCCAGCGGCTCCACGACAGCTATGCCGACCAGGGCTTCGCGGTGCTCGGGTTCCCGTGCGACCAGTTCGGCCACCAGGAGCCCGGTGACGAAGCCGAGATCGCGGCCTTCTGCGAGAGCGAGTACGGCGTCACCTTTCCGATGTTCGCCAAGATCGAGGTCAACGGCGACGACGCCCACCCGCTCTACCAGTGGCTCAAGAGCGAGCAGAGCGGCCTCTTCGGCGGTGCGATCAAGTGGAACTTCACCAAGTTCCTGATCGGCCGGGACGGCTTGGTGGTCAACCGCTACGGGTCGACCACCAAGCCCGGCAAGATCCGCCCCGACATCGAGGCAGCTCTCGCTTGA
- a CDS encoding response regulator transcription factor — MTEQTTVPVRVLLVDDQELVRSGLRRILRRRDGFEIVAECADGAEIPRTLAGLAVDGDPGADVVLMDLRMREVDGITATRLLAEDPGAPPVLVLTTFDDDEMLSGAIRAGAAGFLLKDSSADDLIRGVRAVAAGDSWLDPAVTGRVLRSYRASAQATPADNGVVDALTPRELEVLRAMAIGRSNGEIAAELVISELTVKSHIGRIFTKLHLRDRPAAIVYAYDHGLVSPATS, encoded by the coding sequence GTGACCGAGCAGACCACCGTGCCCGTCCGGGTGCTGCTGGTCGACGACCAGGAGCTGGTCCGGTCCGGGCTGCGCCGGATCCTGCGCCGGCGCGACGGCTTCGAGATCGTCGCCGAGTGTGCGGACGGCGCGGAGATCCCGCGCACCCTCGCCGGTCTCGCCGTGGACGGCGACCCTGGCGCCGACGTCGTGCTCATGGATCTGCGGATGCGCGAGGTCGACGGCATCACCGCCACCCGGCTGCTGGCCGAGGACCCCGGCGCCCCACCCGTGCTCGTGCTGACCACGTTCGACGACGACGAGATGCTGTCCGGCGCTATCCGGGCCGGCGCCGCCGGGTTCCTGCTCAAGGACTCCTCCGCCGACGACCTGATCCGCGGCGTCCGCGCGGTCGCGGCCGGCGACTCGTGGCTCGACCCGGCCGTGACCGGGCGGGTGCTGCGCAGCTACCGCGCCAGCGCACAGGCGACACCGGCGGACAACGGCGTCGTCGACGCGCTCACCCCCCGCGAGCTCGAGGTGCTGCGGGCGATGGCGATCGGGCGCAGCAACGGCGAGATCGCGGCCGAGCTGGTCATCTCCGAGCTCACGGTCAAGAGCCACATCGGCCGCATCTTCACCAAGCTGCACCTCCGCGACCGGCCGGCGGCGATCGTCTACGCCTACGACCACGGCCTGGTCAGTCCGGCGACGTCCTGA
- a CDS encoding DMT family transporter has product MSTTDSSRGGLPVGIIQISLAGVLWGTGGLTLQVISDRTPLSFVTISGYRMLIASVALVAAVLLLRRRAELVALLRAAPGTACLVGVGTGAYQALYFGAVVEVGVTVATVVSLGLAPVLLTAAEALRDRRHPGTRRVGVVAVALVGLVLVSVAAGGTETGPRPGLGVVLAIASGTTYAATTALGRPLSQRTDPLALTTVATTAGAVALVPAALVVGGPLTTGDPVALGALAYLGVMTMALAYGLLYAGLRTTSSAAAVIASLLEPVTAAIVAALFLDERVGGLGVVGIVLVLAAVAGAGREPVAEAGPAAKVRTSPD; this is encoded by the coding sequence GTGTCCACGACCGACTCCTCCCGTGGCGGCCTGCCGGTCGGGATCATCCAGATCTCGCTGGCGGGGGTGCTCTGGGGGACCGGCGGCCTGACGCTGCAGGTGATCAGCGACCGAACCCCGCTGTCGTTCGTGACCATCAGCGGCTACCGGATGCTGATCGCGTCGGTCGCGCTCGTGGCGGCAGTCCTCCTGCTCCGCCGCCGGGCCGAGCTGGTGGCGCTGCTGCGCGCGGCCCCGGGCACGGCCTGCCTGGTCGGCGTCGGCACTGGCGCCTACCAGGCGCTCTACTTCGGGGCGGTCGTCGAGGTCGGGGTCACCGTCGCCACCGTCGTCAGCCTCGGTCTGGCGCCGGTGCTGCTGACCGCCGCGGAAGCACTGCGGGACCGCCGCCATCCCGGCACCCGGCGGGTGGGCGTCGTCGCGGTCGCGCTCGTCGGCCTGGTGCTGGTGAGCGTCGCCGCCGGCGGCACGGAGACCGGCCCGCGCCCGGGGCTGGGGGTGGTGCTCGCCATCGCGTCCGGCACGACGTACGCCGCCACGACCGCGCTCGGTCGCCCGCTCTCGCAGCGCACGGATCCGCTCGCACTGACGACCGTCGCGACCACGGCCGGCGCCGTGGCGCTCGTCCCGGCCGCGTTGGTCGTCGGCGGACCGCTCACGACCGGCGACCCGGTGGCGCTGGGCGCGCTGGCGTACCTCGGCGTGATGACGATGGCGCTCGCCTACGGCCTTCTCTACGCCGGCCTCCGCACCACCTCGAGCGCGGCCGCGGTGATCGCCAGCCTGCTCGAGCCGGTGACCGCGGCGATCGTCGCCGCGCTCTTCCTCGACGAGCGGGTCGGCGGGCTCGGCGTGGTCGGCATCGTGCTGGTGCTGGCCGCCGTCGCCGGCGCCGGACGCGAGCCGGTGGCGGAAGCCGGGCCAGCGGCCAAGGTCAGGACGTCGCCGGACTGA
- a CDS encoding alpha/beta fold hydrolase yields MPVRPTTRKLFVRDTTLAADIRGEGSPLLLIHGGGEDATMLAAQAESLAAAGYQVTAYDRRGTGRSGRDSWPGGGAAQHADDARALIEAVGLDSPTVVGVSSGAVIALALAARHPRAVGRVVAWEPPALGVVPGGGLAQRVLMVPSRRHLRRHPSDYVGAQAVLLKFILGRPVTVDDPALAATRANAEAMIRDEPGIPTYRLRRRDLAGVDITVGLGSETIPPIRIAARRITSWTGRPPVRGTGEHEVYLSDPSVLTGIVERGRPRDRTERDHNDD; encoded by the coding sequence ATGCCCGTACGCCCCACCACCAGGAAGCTCTTCGTCCGCGACACGACTCTCGCCGCAGACATTCGCGGCGAGGGCAGCCCCCTGCTGCTCATTCACGGCGGCGGCGAGGACGCCACGATGCTGGCCGCACAGGCAGAGAGCCTGGCAGCAGCCGGCTACCAGGTGACGGCCTACGACCGGCGCGGTACCGGCCGGTCGGGGCGCGATTCCTGGCCCGGCGGTGGCGCTGCCCAGCACGCCGACGACGCGAGGGCGCTCATCGAGGCGGTCGGCCTGGACTCTCCCACGGTTGTCGGTGTCAGTTCCGGCGCCGTCATTGCACTGGCCCTCGCGGCCAGGCACCCGCGCGCGGTGGGCCGGGTGGTCGCCTGGGAGCCGCCCGCCCTGGGCGTCGTGCCCGGCGGCGGTCTGGCCCAACGGGTGCTGATGGTGCCCTCTCGCCGGCACCTCCGCCGCCACCCCAGCGACTACGTGGGTGCCCAGGCCGTCCTGCTGAAGTTCATCCTCGGCCGACCGGTCACGGTCGACGACCCCGCACTCGCCGCCACCCGGGCGAACGCCGAGGCGATGATCCGCGACGAGCCGGGCATCCCGACGTACCGGCTCCGCCGCCGCGACCTCGCGGGCGTCGACATCACTGTCGGGCTCGGGTCGGAGACCATCCCGCCGATCCGGATCGCGGCCCGGCGGATCACCTCGTGGACGGGCAGACCTCCGGTGCGGGGCACCGGCGAGCACGAGGTCTACCTGTCGGACCCGTCGGTCCTGACCGGGATCGTCGAGAGGGGTCGGCCTCGTGACCGAACTGAAAGGGACCACAACGATGACTGA
- a CDS encoding TetR/AcrR family transcriptional regulator, protein MASLPQTARSERTREALRRAAMVRFLAQGVEDTSAEQIAADAGVSLRTFYRHFNSKHDLLFADYDAGLQWFRHALADRPAGEPIVESVLVAVFAFPYDAEAVTQIANMRANELDPGRIVRHMREVQADFAHAIRDHLARRSGDPEGEALEITVTARCVAAAVFAGMEVWMHREERSLDDLAVTCRTALTWIDRGLPIH, encoded by the coding sequence ATGGCCAGCCTGCCGCAGACCGCGCGCAGTGAGCGCACTCGGGAGGCACTGCGGCGCGCCGCCATGGTGCGGTTCCTGGCGCAGGGGGTCGAGGACACATCGGCCGAGCAGATCGCCGCGGACGCCGGCGTGTCGCTCCGCACGTTCTACCGGCACTTCAACTCCAAGCACGACCTGCTGTTCGCCGACTACGACGCAGGACTCCAGTGGTTCCGGCACGCCCTCGCCGACCGACCCGCCGGCGAGCCGATCGTGGAGTCGGTCCTGGTCGCGGTCTTCGCGTTCCCGTACGACGCGGAGGCGGTCACGCAGATCGCGAACATGCGTGCCAACGAGCTCGACCCCGGCCGGATCGTCCGACACATGCGGGAGGTGCAGGCCGACTTCGCGCACGCGATCCGCGACCACCTGGCCCGCCGCAGCGGGGACCCGGAGGGCGAGGCACTCGAGATCACGGTGACCGCGCGCTGCGTCGCGGCTGCTGTCTTCGCCGGCATGGAGGTGTGGATGCACCGGGAGGAACGCTCCCTGGACGACCTCGCCGTGACCTGCCGCACCGCCCTCACCTGGATCGATCGAGGACTGCCGATCCACTAG
- a CDS encoding nucleoside deaminase produces MRTRHTAAFVLRHALAQSGADDAFTKLLHQDAIVYAGYSAGVCVLGPDLCGLEQCDDPEAVRATYVEGSWWHRHRRRCQTHGMSLSETDLTHLRRCLELAREGLEDGDEPFGSLLVDAAGTVRFEDRNRVKGGDETRHPEFEIARWSASHLTPEERASATVYTSGEHCPMCSAAHGWMGLGRIVYAASSAQLTEWRSGWGAPPSPVAPLPVSAVAPAVPVDGPAPELEEEIRELHHRLHAQRSSRPG; encoded by the coding sequence ATGCGAACTCGTCATACCGCGGCGTTCGTGCTGCGACACGCCTTGGCCCAGAGCGGCGCGGACGACGCCTTCACGAAGCTGCTGCACCAGGACGCGATCGTGTATGCCGGCTACAGCGCCGGCGTCTGCGTACTAGGCCCGGATCTGTGCGGGCTCGAGCAGTGCGACGACCCAGAGGCGGTGCGCGCGACCTACGTCGAGGGTTCGTGGTGGCACCGGCACCGACGGCGGTGCCAAACTCACGGCATGAGCCTCTCGGAGACCGATCTGACCCACCTGCGTCGGTGCTTGGAGCTGGCCCGTGAGGGCCTGGAGGACGGCGACGAGCCGTTCGGGTCGCTGCTCGTCGACGCGGCTGGCACCGTCCGGTTCGAGGACCGCAACCGGGTCAAGGGTGGCGACGAGACCCGGCACCCGGAGTTCGAGATCGCCCGCTGGTCGGCGAGCCACCTGACGCCCGAGGAGCGCGCGTCGGCCACGGTCTACACCTCCGGTGAGCACTGCCCGATGTGCTCGGCGGCGCACGGCTGGATGGGGCTGGGCCGGATCGTGTACGCCGCATCCTCCGCGCAGCTCACGGAGTGGCGGTCCGGCTGGGGCGCGCCGCCGTCCCCGGTGGCCCCGCTGCCGGTGTCGGCGGTCGCGCCCGCCGTGCCGGTCGACGGGCCGGCGCCGGAGCTCGAGGAGGAGATCCGCGAGCTGCACCACCGGCTGCACGCACAGCGAAGCTCCCGACCAGGCTGA
- a CDS encoding TetR/AcrR family transcriptional regulator produces the protein MSESAATKWEARRVETTRRLEWCALELTRDKGLDGWTMDDLAAAAGVSRRTVFNYFDGKADVVLGPDHELPDETVAVFVAGGPTGRLFDDLVHIAGEALQEKGTDLELVHLRRNVMRRDPRVIAIAHERFEARTEMAIDLILQREGEEYGATRARLLVQLLITIVDSVLDRSEPDLNRPLPDLITDAVRDARAVLID, from the coding sequence ATGTCCGAGTCCGCCGCCACCAAGTGGGAAGCGCGCCGGGTCGAGACGACCCGGCGGCTCGAGTGGTGCGCCCTGGAGCTCACCCGCGACAAGGGCCTGGACGGCTGGACCATGGACGACCTGGCGGCCGCGGCCGGGGTGTCGCGCCGCACTGTCTTCAACTACTTCGACGGCAAGGCCGACGTCGTGCTCGGTCCTGACCACGAGCTCCCCGACGAGACCGTGGCGGTGTTCGTCGCGGGCGGCCCGACCGGCCGCCTCTTCGACGATCTCGTGCACATCGCGGGCGAGGCCTTGCAGGAGAAGGGCACCGACCTCGAGCTCGTCCACCTGCGCCGCAACGTGATGCGCCGCGACCCGCGGGTGATCGCGATCGCCCACGAGCGGTTCGAGGCCAGGACCGAGATGGCGATCGACCTGATCCTCCAACGCGAGGGCGAGGAGTACGGCGCGACGCGCGCCCGGCTGCTCGTCCAGCTGCTGATCACGATCGTCGACTCCGTGCTCGACCGGTCGGAGCCCGACCTCAACCGCCCGCTGCCCGACCTGATCACCGACGCCGTGCGCGACGCGCGCGCCGTCCTCATCGACTGA
- a CDS encoding DUF2834 domain-containing protein: MVSLVVHAVLGIAVVAWLVRSNPAIYRRPSSGPMFSTLEVVYLVVGVVSIGLGWYFNVTFVLDYGPDRLFFNPLWGDGSWAQYLELMFDNPAAGSAGADFTVANVVLLPLATIIDGRRRGIARPWLFFVATLFTSFSFGWAFYLATVERQRRLSLGQPQDPDVGYAAPPPMLTSQPTPNRSVS; this comes from the coding sequence ATGGTGTCCCTCGTCGTCCACGCGGTGCTCGGCATCGCGGTCGTGGCCTGGCTCGTCCGGTCCAACCCGGCGATCTACCGCAGGCCGTCGTCCGGCCCGATGTTCTCCACTCTCGAGGTCGTCTACCTGGTCGTCGGGGTGGTCTCGATCGGACTGGGCTGGTACTTCAACGTCACGTTCGTCCTCGACTACGGGCCCGACCGGCTCTTCTTCAACCCGCTCTGGGGCGACGGCAGCTGGGCTCAGTACCTGGAGCTCATGTTCGACAACCCTGCCGCGGGGTCGGCGGGCGCCGATTTCACCGTGGCCAACGTGGTCTTGCTGCCGCTGGCGACGATCATCGACGGTCGGCGGCGCGGCATCGCCCGGCCGTGGCTGTTCTTCGTCGCCACCCTGTTCACGAGCTTCTCGTTCGGGTGGGCGTTCTACCTCGCCACCGTCGAGCGTCAGCGCCGGCTATCGCTCGGCCAGCCGCAGGATCCGGACGTCGGCTACGCCGCCCCGCCGCCGATGTTGACCAGCCAGCCGACGCCGAACCGGTCGGTCAGCTGA
- a CDS encoding DUF4386 family protein, with product MSVTTVNSNVLGVTSERRAGWRRVLAVAAPLPWLLLAASNAVTPDDLGGSYATQYDAFADHPAAAGAAVAFAILCAITLVPSAIAMYVALRSVAGRAATLIGGLWIVGACCGAAAASMQLITYVATQNEIDRASVIALNEAIESSSVYLVILPFALSIMLGRILLGVVLWRTRMAPRWMAVAIVAAVPVEWVLGAAIGNAGPALAYVLTAVGFASASVALTRRSHTA from the coding sequence ATGTCTGTCACCACCGTCAACAGCAACGTGCTCGGCGTGACCTCGGAGCGTCGCGCCGGATGGCGCCGTGTCCTGGCCGTCGCGGCGCCGCTGCCCTGGCTGCTCCTCGCGGCCTCCAACGCCGTCACCCCCGACGACCTCGGCGGCTCCTACGCCACCCAGTACGACGCCTTCGCCGACCACCCGGCCGCCGCCGGTGCCGCCGTCGCATTCGCGATCCTCTGCGCCATCACCCTGGTGCCGTCCGCGATTGCGATGTACGTCGCGCTCCGTTCGGTCGCCGGTCGGGCGGCCACGCTGATCGGTGGCCTCTGGATCGTCGGCGCGTGCTGCGGCGCCGCCGCGGCGTCCATGCAGCTGATCACCTACGTCGCTACCCAGAACGAGATCGACCGGGCGAGCGTCATCGCGCTCAACGAGGCGATCGAGTCCTCGTCGGTCTACCTGGTGATCCTGCCGTTCGCGTTGTCCATCATGCTCGGCCGCATCCTGCTCGGGGTCGTCCTCTGGCGGACCCGTATGGCTCCCCGCTGGATGGCCGTGGCGATCGTCGCCGCCGTCCCGGTCGAGTGGGTCCTGGGTGCCGCCATCGGCAACGCCGGCCCCGCCCTGGCCTACGTCCTCACAGCCGTCGGCTTCGCCAGCGCCTCCGTCGCGCTGACCCGCCGGTCGCACACCGCATGA
- a CDS encoding VOC family protein, whose product MGSLLNPYISFKDNARDAMEFYQSVFGGELTVNTFGEYGEKYAEGADLVMHSMLTTAGGFTLMAADTPQGMEFTPGSQITISLSGDGDDAEAIRGYWEALAEGATVTVPLEQQVWGDEFGQLTDRFGVGWLVNIGGGAA is encoded by the coding sequence ATGGGATCGCTGCTCAACCCCTACATCAGCTTCAAGGACAACGCGCGCGACGCGATGGAGTTCTACCAGTCGGTCTTCGGCGGCGAGCTCACCGTCAACACGTTCGGTGAGTACGGCGAGAAGTACGCCGAGGGCGCCGACCTCGTCATGCACAGCATGCTCACCACCGCCGGTGGGTTCACGCTGATGGCGGCCGACACCCCGCAGGGCATGGAGTTCACGCCCGGCTCGCAGATCACCATCAGTCTCTCCGGTGACGGCGACGACGCCGAGGCCATCCGTGGCTACTGGGAGGCGCTCGCCGAGGGCGCCACCGTGACCGTGCCGCTGGAGCAACAGGTGTGGGGCGACGAGTTCGGTCAGCTGACCGACCGGTTCGGCGTCGGCTGGCTGGTCAACATCGGCGGCGGGGCGGCGTAG